The Pyrodictium delaneyi genome contains a region encoding:
- a CDS encoding helix-turn-helix domain-containing protein produces MSVSPRQNNYTGDKETYVYNKDIVLHKLYEDEEVVVVVAPNEDQLRDIILRLLRERPMTVRELHSILSGLASEDKIRYALNKLVEEGIVESDEEGRYYAYYI; encoded by the coding sequence GTGTCGGTTAGCCCTAGGCAGAATAACTACACTGGCGACAAGGAGACCTATGTCTACAACAAGGATATAGTCCTCCACAAGCTCTACGAGGACGAAGAGGTCGTTGTAGTAGTAGCCCCGAACGAAGATCAATTGAGGGATATTATCCTGCGCCTCCTCAGAGAGAGGCCTATGACTGTCCGAGAATTGCACTCGATTCTATCCGGTCTAGCAAGCGAGGACAAGATACGCTATGCCCTAAACAAGCTCGTAGAGGAAGGTATAGTCGAGAGCGACGAAGAGGGCAGATACTACGCATACTACATTTAG